ccaacaaagaaaaaggcaCCCACAGACTTCCTGGCTTTTCGCTTCGCTAGTTTCTCATCACTCCCAGATGACCGTTCAATGAAATGCCTGGCCTTGTGGTGACAAAGGTCGCCCAACAGGCGCGACAGCGGTTGTCGTCATGGATACGTCAGctttcccccacccaccacgcTACGAACAGTGGGCCCAGCGCGTAGTGAGCAAGCGGTACAGCAAACGACTCCGCCAGGCAAGCGCACTCGTGCACATAGTCATCTGCCACGCCACACACACCTGCCCCACCGACGGCCTGCCCTACTTCCGCCACCACACGGCTTGTAGTCCGGCTGTACACCACACGGCTTGCAGTCCGGGCAGCTCACGATGAACAGCGAGAGATTATTAGAACCGTCTTAGATGGGAAGGCGACCTCGCCAGAAACCCTCCGCTCACGACGGGTACAGCGTGGTCAAAATGTTCggtagaaaaacaaacaacgttagtccttgttactcctccagGAGCAAAGGACAACACCAACTCGCCAGCGGCCCCGGTTTGGGTTTGGGTTGTTGCTAGGCAGCCCCCTCATTTGGGTCCGTGgggttcccacgtcctttgcctcgctttctgcCGTAACAACAACGTACGTTGAGTCATTTTCATAAAAAGGAAACTTCgattgggaaaaaaatcttaaaccCCAACGGATTTGGCTGCCGGATGTCCTTGAACAATGCAGCATCATAGACTTGCTTACCTAGCGATGTACGATTCCCCCATTTTTCcttgggttttgttgttgtttgttgttttcttacaCAATACGATGTAAGCTTCAATCTTCTGGTTGATGTTTCGGGTGTCTCGACATTTTAAGGCTATTACCTTGCCACATCCAGGTAGAAGTATGTGCATGTCTTCTGGGTGATATCTGTATCACATACATCGTCATCAATTGGCCTGACTTACCTGTCATCCTAAGCCTGGCAACTATTAGTtgattgaaataataattactacGCAATATTCAGCTCGTGCTGGCTGAGTAAAATGTCAGGAGTATAAATCAGTAACCGTGCACGATATACATTTTTCGAGGTCGAGCTGCAGGTCAAGATAAACCATACTCATGGGAAGCCGCAAGTCACAAGTCAGTAAGGAGCACAGAGCACATACGCTCGTGGTCGAGCTGTACGTTCCATGATGGGACCTTGCTTACAAGGCTACAAGTCCAGTAAGCTGCTTGTTTGACCCTTCCCCTTCCCTACAAGTTTCTGTGGGCAGGATTGTGGGTTGTTCGTTGCCTGTGTCATGTCTATGAGTGGGCAGGATTGTTAGGTGATGTCAATGTCATGTCCAGTCGACTCCCTTACGTTTAATCCCATTTTGATTGCATGCAAGTCCTTATCATCCACTTCACCTGGTGTTCTTTCTTGCTGCACAGATACTGCTCTCTGTGCTCCCAGTACGATTTCACAAGTGACATTTCATTATCTGACAGAGCAGTCGACTGATTTATTATCGTCGATGAGAATCATCTCCTACTGTACGCGTAGGAAGCTGCGACAGTTAATCAGCAACTGCTTACAAGTTACATGTAGTTTGgaatatgcatttatttttagatgCCAGTAAATTTAATGGCTTTTAAATATTGGAAATACAAGAAATGTTCGCCACATGGCAACCTTCACTGCAAGGAAGTCGACGCACTGTGTACAGGGTGACCTGCCTGACTGAGGCCAGCCTCGCTTTGCAGCTCGCCGCTACACCGCCGCTTGGGCCGACCTTCCTGCTCCTTCTCCCCCAGACGATCCCACAGTTCATGGGCGGGAGTggcgggggtggggtgggaggcgAGGGCTGGATGGAGGGGATGCGGGAAGGTCAacacagctgcagctgctgtaaCCTCGCCGGGCTTGACGGCGGCCATCGCTCTCAGCGTCCACACCAGGCACAAGAACACTGGGCGAGTCGTCCCAGCCGGCAACTGGCTGCGCCTGGTGGCCTCGATCCTGCTGTTCTGTTTAAGTGAAGTGAACTCCGCCTCCGACTGGTCTCCGAGTATCAGTGCCCGTCAGGTCGTGAGCAGCGTGAGCCTCAAGGGGCTGTGGCACGTCAGACATCATCGTGATAAAAGGGGGTAGGGGGCTTCTAAGATTCAGTTCCACAGAGAAAAACAGAGCTCCGCCGACGCCAGGAGTTCTCGCTCTGTCCTCAGAAGGTTGCCCCTAGTCCCTACCCGCCTCAGATATCTCTAACCATCTTCTGACATGCCTTGAAAGGGCTTGCACGTCGCGTCGGGGGTCTGTGGTCATGAATTTAAATCAGCGCAGCTCTTAATGTGTTATTAAAACTGGGAAAGCTACAGAGATTTTCACATTGTTCTGCGAGGTTGGTTTTTAGGATAAGAGTGTTGAAGGGAACAGGGGGACTATCGGAAAGTTAATTATTTCGTCCAATCCTGCTTGTAACTTCAATGTAAGGGAGCTAATGCACGCAATCGTTAAGGGAACGCATTTATCGCCCTTGGGCTTCGCAACCTTAAACTTGAATGTCTAGACTCCTCGGTGTCTTCCCAAACGTTTCCACAGATGGACAAGCAGAAGcgattatatataaaaaaaaaatatatataaaaatcgATCTTATGTGTTGTACACATCGCTTTGTTCTATCCATTGAGCAGCATATAGTCATTTTGCTGGTGCTGATGCTTTTAATGATGATGGTGTGATGGTGCaaacaattttcatttcaaCGTGTGTTGTAGTTGGATGACCCTTATCATAGTGTACGCTGCATCTTACATTTCACAAGTAGGGTCCATTTTAACCATACCTATAGTGTCAGCAGCACCCTGTTCCCAGTGTCATCCTCACCAATTAAGCCTTTATCACGCTAAATACCCAACCGCTAGAAGTGGCTATCCGCGATGGTTTCACAAAAAGATACTGTATTCAGTATCTTAGGTTTCCTTGTCAAGACAGCGTTACTTGACACCCAGTTCACTGGTCTGCTGACAATTACTCCCCTCGTAGCTACGTCATCGCCACGACGGGTGTCAGCGACTGTGAGACTACCCGTAAACAGATCGTGCTGTATAACTAAGGAAGCCCCTAAGGTCCTTAGGGTTTATAACAATCGAGTCTTGCGCGCAATGTAACAATGTAATCGTGTTACATTTAGCTTCTGTCGGGTGTATTTAATTATGTTTAGAATTTTATCCTTAAGAACAACGACCAGCGACATTACTGCATGCTGTCACTTTGTTTCTTAACGAAATATTTGCAATTTGCATCAAAATGCAATACAAAATGTAAGAGTATACCATCTGAAGAACACTCAGTACATTTACAGCGAAGTGTGTGTTACTGACATAATACCCGTTAAACGTCAACAACTTTAGGACTGGATGAAGGGCTACCAGACTTGTAGCACTATATAGAGCTTTATAGACACGAACATACCATATTAAATATTGGGTGTCTTGCGAGCAGAGAAGCTAAATGCCATCTTCAGCAAGGATCACCTTCACACAATGAATATCTTTCATGGATAAATATTAAGGTAAAGCCGTACAACAGTCGTGCTGCTCGGAGCAGAGACGACATTAAGGACTGCCATCTCGTACCCGGGAACGGATAACTTACAACCCGTGTGTGTCGGGTTAAGCTATGCACTTGTCTTTTTCGGCTTTCCTTCATGCAGTGCGTTCTAGAGTTACAGTAGttgatattttattactttgacACGGGGAAAAGTCTAAGCTGTTGGACACAGATACAATTATTCTCGTGTGAATTAGGGTAGGTTTGGGATGaattccattatttttattgcattcttTTGCGGTCATAAACTAATTATATAGAAAATAATTGCTTATAAAATAATCTACAATACTAAAGCGCTTATAATCTTCACTagatgacaaatggtaaagcgGAAAGACTAcatgtaaacatacaaacaacttTATTCTTCTCAACGTGTTTCTCTTCAACGCATTTCCATTCCGCACCTCTGTACTGTACAGAAATAGTTTCCACAAAACCATCACGAAAGCAGAAACGTAGAAAAGCATcacagagagaatgagagtgaaggggaagagagagaatttAAAGTTTCCCCTCCTCTTTCTCTATTCCTTCTTTCCCTCcctttgtaacaaaaaaaaaaaaaaaaaaaagagacctgTGTTTCTGACGCCATGGCCGCAATGCTCTGATGATTCCctcaaataaaaatacttgCTCATTTTTCGGAAAACAAATTACATGAGACATCAAAGGACTGAACCGACAGTTACAAACGGCAGGaacttatttaaatataaaactattcaaaTACTGAAGAgtataaatctgttttatacCCAATTCATCAACACTAATACAATTACAGCAAAGCTCTTAATATCCTGTCTTTTAGGCACTTCACTAGGCGCTTTTCTTCAGCGACAGCCATCCAATGACGTCATCAGCTGGATTTCTacggaggaagaggaggaggaggactgaAAACCCCTCTGATGTCACTGGCCTTGATTcgaattttcttcttctactcgAGGAGACAAAACCACAGGACTACAGGACTGACACCCTTTCATGTACCCCACAAATGACAGCGCGGTTTCAACTATCGCTTCTCCCGCACACAAAACACTCGATACTTGGCGTACGTGTGTTTAAGTGATATCTGCTACCACTGGTCGTCAAGCTGAAGTCGTGAAGTGGTGATGGTATCAGGCAGACTCGGTGCTGTGATGTTCACGCCTGAGTGCTTTACGCAGATGAATGCTAGGAAGAGTTTCTGAATGACGAGTGGGCTCATTCATGAATGCGCGACAACACAGCTTCTCCCTTGACTACCTGAGAGGGAGAGGGCTTCGACCAAATCACCATTTGTCTTATGAATATAGGATGTTGGCATCATCCTTACACAGTACAGATAAACAAATCCACAAAAATGCGCACATggatacatatgcacacaataaacaaatatatacaataatttttattatcaataaaatGCTAGTAACATTCAAAATAATGAGAAACTCATTTACAGTAGTTAAGATTTGTGCAAAAAGCTgacaaaatttacacatttgtctccaaactaaaaaaaaaaaaaaaggattattcTTAATTTCATTTGCAATGCAACATCATCTTTATGTGTACAAttaaactatttaaattttataacagATCTACAATAAAGATGATAACTTAATAATTAACATGATATTCAGGTTTAAAGACGTCACAAGCTCAATTTAGAGTTCCCGAACATTGAAATGCTCTTCTGTTTGACATGTTAGTTTACTGTAACTGATGATGGCAGGTTTTGGATGTGTTTCACAAGATGCTTCTGTCCACTTCATTTCCCCCTTATTTTCAATGAAAGTTTCAAGCACACCACATATTCAGAAGGAATGACAACAAATTAGagtcagagaagaaaaaaaaaaacgacgtGATTTTCTTTGGTAAAATGAATGCTGTTTTCAATTTAGAGGAcatgaatataattttattttagcaaaaaaaaaaaaaacttttggcACTTGACAAATGAACTAAAAGCAAGCAGAGGCTGTTTCACTTGTATATGCTATCAGGTTGTTAGATACAATTTGTGCTTATTCAGGACCTATCGgactacaaaatgttttttcaaatgctcaaaattatttttaagcagaTGCACCACAGAAGCCATTGTCATTTTCACATGACACAAGAGCTATTTTAAAAACTGGACTGTTTGATTTATACATACTTACTATTTCTATGAATTGgataaaaaattgtaataacaaGTTCAACCATGACAGCAATAACATTAAAGTatgacaaacaaaatcaatgtgTCCACTCTTGTGCAttcagtaaaattaaaaagacaagcACATCAAGGTGTGTGGAGCACGAGAAACCTTGTGTATCTGTTTACATATCAACATCATTTTTACACATCACTGTTGCTATGCAACAAGACAAGCATCTTGTTCTTAGGGTCCTTTTCTGACAAAGCACCTTTCATCAATCTTGCAATCACTAGTGGAAGACTTGATAATTATGTAATCCTTTATACATAACAAGACAAAATTTctaatgataatattttcttgattaggtatttataataaaaaatccTAATGACAATTTCCTGACAATTCTCACAGTTAAAAACTTTCCCAAAAAGCAATATCTCACTTCAAGCATTAacttctctttacttttttttttaaaaacagagtGAAGTGCCAATTCTTTACTTACATATGAACTTTCTATAAcatgtagtttatttttgctCTTTATGAGTTCTGGCTTtcatttaaacacaaaatggtcacttttaaaaacagttgCTGCCTGTTATAAATAGCATGCATCATATGCTGAATATCAAGATTTTCTACCACTTTAGAGGTCACATCTAAGTGTTACATCTTCAATGTGTTCAAGTATTTCCAACTTGATATAATTGACatcaactttttctttaaaaaaaaaatctcatagTTCAACTTAAGTTTCCTCTGCTCCAAATCTGTAGTTATTTACCTTGAAATCATATTTCAAACTGAGTGAAACATCATCAAAAAAATATACCAACCCACAAGTCAAAAGATGGAAGGTGTGGGGTACAAAAAGGGAAGGCAAATGGAGGAAGCTCAGAAGTTGATATATATCTCTAAGTATACTCAACAGAAACTACTTTTGCATGCTTTTCCATTTTAACTTCACCAGAAAAACACTGGACATCTATAACACATCATATcaaacttttaaattaaaattcaaGAGTCACAATGAACATTATACATAATTTGCCTGATATGATTTCTGCTTATATGTCAACTCAAAGCATGTTTTCACATAAAAAACTTGATGTAAACTGTGCATTATATGATAATACTGTATCATATTACAACACACAGAAGCAAGAAAGACTCTCTCAGGGTATAGAAGATGAGAACAGTCGGATTCTTATAATAGGACTAGATACAGATAATGAAGCAATATCAGGTTTTTcctattatttctatttaataagACAGATGTGGATGCTCAGCTACCTAAAGacttttttactttcattcaaGAAACTTCCAAAGTGCACAAAAGATTTTGTAACAGTTTGATGCCATGGTATGACAGGATGTTTAGCACGAGGCCTATTTAGATGTTAGTATGATTATCAAATAAATGGCTCTTTATGTAAAAAGATTACAGTTCCTTGACTATGAGACTGagtcagagaaaataaaagacatataGATAGCAAGTCAATTTCATCAATCcttatgataaaatattaatcTCTGAATTCATTTATATACAATAAGTGAAACATTTACACTGTTATTTTAATTCTAGTCAAATTAGGCATGAACAATTGCATAGTAATGCATTTATTCAGCTAATATTTCATttaacaccacaaacacatatacaataACTTGTAAGTGTGGTTCTCAATGGTGAAAAACTGGAAATCAAACAGTAACATTACAAACTTCTAGAATATGTTAATTGTCTTTGATAAAATGTAGTCACAACCTATTTCATCATATTAACCACCACCATTCTTTCTTCTAATTTCAACATTCACCATCAACTATAGATGTGGAGATAaaatgcatgcaagatttgacagcattaaaacaaaatcatggcAAGCATCATAAAGTATGTAAAAGGTATACAAGAAATTCAAAATGCCATGTGAAATAAACTGGCCCAGTTCAGTGACATATACCTTTTCTATGCTTTGCAAATATGCTACTGAGATTACTCCCTTAAAAATCTGGTAAGGCCcttaaaaacagagaaatccAAAATTATAATTGATGTAACTTTTCTCACCAGTCTGTTGGCTGCTGAAATATTTAACTAcagacatttttaatgaaatttgttaaatttaGCAACAAATCAATCTCAAAGCATGCACATATAATAAAACCTATCTCAGCAATGTCAgaaaaaacaagaggaaaagaTTTACAAACTTGCTAAATACAAAGCAATGTGACATAATATTCttaacattttctgcttttaaaatgtaaaaagttttaCAGATTCTGTGAGATGGCCTTGTGTaccaattaaaaaacaataatctgaaaaaaaaaaaaaagtgctgccATCTCCATCTTCAAGTTAGACAGTCTCAGCACATGCCACTTACTGCTCCTGATCCACAAACAGTGTGTAGGAGTGCTCCAGATAGTTAGACGATGTTGCATGTTTTTCAAAACTCCAGCAGCATTGCTAGCTTCAATgccatgaaaaataaaagcaacaagcAAGACAGCACAGCCAAACACAGCGGTGTAGAAAGAGTAGCCAATGTAGGCCTCACTGTTGTATGTGTCAGTGATGGTGAAGACATCCTTGTAGTGCAGACCAAACATCAAAAGAGCGGCAAACGCTGACATCACTGCAAAGAATCATTGTTAAACCTGACAAGTGTACTTTCCATGTCTCAGGTAAAGTCTCGGCGTACTTTCCATGTCTCAGGTAAAGTCTCCACCCCCTAAGGGAGTgagagcaaaagagagagagagaaagaataaacaaataaatgaataaaccaAAATTTGCATTGTTTGGATCATGTGACCTTGGAACAATGCAGGAACTGAACACAACtcataaatttcaaaaatatgaaattacaGTTCAATTTAAGTTAGCACAATATgttaacaaaagtaaaacagtttGCATAGACAATAGCATCAATAGACAATAGGCAATAAAGAGGCACTTGTACAGCCTCATGCAGATACTtgcataataattaatattatagtgTTTTAACAtggtaagaaaatatttgtcacaagTAAGAAGTAATGAAGTGTTGAGCAAGTCAATCATGGTAAGGGCTGATGAATGAGTTAAGTATTTGCATTAACAGGTTTGAAAGCTTTAATCTGACAAGAGTGGTGCATTTTATCATCTTGAGCATTTTGGGGGAAAAAGGGGGATTTCAAATTTCAGCAGGGAGGGAGATCATGTAACCTCCTTTGCATAAACTTGTGAGTACACACGAATGCACATGAATGTACACAAATGTGCACCTGCTTGCTCTTTTGTCTTgcaatcttcatttttttccccacatataatattttttcctttgacacCAGTTCCTTCTTCTTGGACTggcataaaaatacacacacaaaaacctcATTACCTACATAAGCCTGCCTCATAATCACTACAGCTTTTCTATACATCCTAAACATACAATTTATTAAGATACAAATAAacttgaattaaataaaattactgaaaataaatacttacaAGTAATAAAGTTGATCACAGAGATAACCTTAAAACTGCCTTTGTCAAAGAAGCGAATGAGGACCAGCATATCCAGAACAGCAGTCAGTAGTGTGCCCACAACCGCCACAAGATAAGTTGCCTGGGTTGCACGGAACCAGCCtaaagagaggaggagggagaaaacCCATAAACCATCTGTATGTTCTCTTTACTCATTTAGGTATTGTacagagattaaaaaaaggatTGGGGTGGAGGGACAAAGAACAGTATTTAGAAATAGGACAATACACATATTCCAACCTGTCTAGTTTGTTTTCTCTATAAAGAATGCTAATGGACATTACTGTCTGCTCACATCCATGTATAGAGAGAGGGTGTATGCgtataaacatacacagaacATTTGACTCACTGGATCTTTGCTATTTACCAGGTACTTCTGTTACTACCTTAATGTGGAGAGACTAAAATACATATCTAGATTATAACTGCGATCTGGGTCCATATtgtaaatgatgtgtatttgcAAAACATGGTGCGTCATATTCTGTGACTTGTCTAAATAACATGGTGACATTCACCactgaatattttatataatgttCCTCAGTGTAACATGCCATATAAAAGTCAAAGGCATGTACTTCAGGAAAAATGTTTCTGGTAGTGGTATCTTCCTTGCTGATACatttattaataacaaaaatatgtgcTGTCTACAGTTGTAAATAATGTGCAATACTCATGCTGTGACAGTTGTTATATTACTGTGTAATACCCTATAATGTAATAAGTATTATAtagtcattttattttgtaatttacagTTTTTACCAAGACTGAATAAATTTTTGTGGGTTAAAGATGCTTCAATAACTCTGAGATAAAACAGTCAACTCTATTTTTATGCACTCACCCCCTACCAACCCCTATAGTCATCACCAACAACTAAAATTTGTTGTGCTCTGTCTAAACATTTATAGCAAAAGATTGTTTGCAACATATAATGGGAGAAGCAGAATTAACAACAATCCCAAAATTTATGTCTTCTGAGTTATTCTAAAACTTCAGGCATATATGGTTTAAACCTGTGGCTGCAGCTTGGATAGgtagtatatatgtatgtcaCACAAATATTACAGACAAGAAacatggggggaaaaaattcCTGTTAAATACGTACAATATTGTAGTTGGTTTTCACCATCATGAgtaatgttcatttatttctagTAAATTCTACTTGATGTGTGACTTTTTAAGATTACTGCCTGAAGGAACAGAATGTCAGAGGGTGACAGTTTCTGTAATCCTGtgtgactttttttctgaatactGGTGGACATACCTTATTTCTTTTGGAGTTTAACAGTGTTACTGACTTTAAGCATCTACATGGTGTTATTAACACAAACATGAGTATATATACTTCTTGGGCAATGAAGAGATGCAGGGATCCTAGACCACCACATCTCTACCTAACAAATAAatctaataacaaaaataaagataagtaGAACAAAGGTGTAAAAGTTTCATT
This window of the Pomacea canaliculata isolate SZHN2017 linkage group LG4, ASM307304v1, whole genome shotgun sequence genome carries:
- the LOC112562112 gene encoding LOW QUALITY PROTEIN: uncharacterized protein LOC112562112 (The sequence of the model RefSeq protein was modified relative to this genomic sequence to represent the inferred CDS: inserted 1 base in 1 codon) — encoded protein: MAPSSMCALRGFICSVVALLLNIVSIASPHWVNSDGQQHKIDIGLFIHCDVRTTSCGGMHEISSIVDVQEVGWFRATQATYLVAVVGTLLTAVLDMLVLIRFFDKGSFKVISVINFITLMSAFAALLMFGLHYKDVFTITDTYNSEAYIGYSFYTAVFGCAVLLVAFIFHGIEASNAAGVLKNMQHRLTIWSTXYTLFVDQEQ